The following proteins come from a genomic window of Paraburkholderia youngii:
- a CDS encoding DUF1173 family protein gives MTSLEDVQDNPARFATRLERAKRSPGYAECLCRCAAGGQPLRLVVRRYGALFHLARWPEKGVHHDRDTCSFFAEPAELGPSSGPELDAIRSTPMGINARLDISLTVRTVGTVRRERAASDSAHSATRRSAPLLGFLQRVWHEARLNQWSGEAQRNWGTCSAQILAVLGEGMMNGKPVQDVVHVMRRYEESELPTIKAEFDAFLGRIQATPTTSDRGVIIAEIKAIDPSKYGFVIRLRQTFETFYASKTLIENAAQSFRHAWPMIGKPEARIVAVLVVERTKDGNLRAIDLALQLCSRSFIACDSSYEVEMANRLVGERRRFDKPLRRDQSDDMLPDFRLTDTVRPTAIEVYGMESNDAYRARKLQKQALYASRNEPCVEWIPPSPLSSVALPSPT, from the coding sequence GTGACGTCGCTCGAAGACGTGCAGGACAATCCCGCGCGCTTCGCGACACGCCTCGAACGGGCGAAGCGGTCGCCGGGCTACGCCGAGTGCCTATGCCGGTGCGCCGCCGGCGGACAGCCATTACGGCTCGTCGTTCGCAGGTATGGCGCACTGTTCCATCTGGCGCGCTGGCCGGAGAAAGGGGTTCATCACGACCGCGACACCTGCTCCTTCTTCGCCGAGCCTGCAGAATTGGGACCGTCGTCTGGGCCTGAGCTCGACGCGATACGCAGCACCCCAATGGGTATCAATGCGAGGCTCGACATCTCACTCACCGTTCGCACTGTAGGAACGGTAAGACGCGAGCGTGCGGCAAGCGACAGCGCACATTCCGCGACGCGCCGATCGGCGCCCCTTCTCGGATTCCTGCAGCGCGTCTGGCACGAAGCACGCCTGAACCAGTGGTCCGGTGAAGCGCAGCGCAACTGGGGAACGTGCAGCGCGCAGATCCTTGCCGTGCTCGGCGAGGGGATGATGAACGGGAAACCTGTTCAGGACGTCGTTCACGTCATGCGTCGATACGAAGAGAGTGAGCTCCCGACTATCAAGGCCGAGTTCGACGCCTTCCTTGGCCGCATTCAAGCGACGCCCACAACCTCGGATCGCGGCGTGATCATCGCGGAGATAAAGGCGATTGACCCATCGAAATACGGTTTCGTCATTCGTCTGCGCCAGACGTTTGAAACGTTCTACGCATCTAAGACATTGATCGAGAACGCGGCGCAGTCTTTCCGGCATGCGTGGCCGATGATCGGCAAGCCGGAAGCGCGCATCGTCGCTGTGCTCGTCGTTGAGCGCACGAAGGACGGCAATCTGCGGGCGATCGATCTCGCGCTGCAGCTTTGCAGCCGCTCATTCATCGCCTGCGACTCGAGCTACGAGGTCGAGATGGCGAATCGTCTCGTCGGAGAACGCCGGCGGTTCGACAAGCCACTACGCCGCGACCAGTCGGACGACATGCTGCCCGACTTCCGCCTGACGGACACGGTGCGCCCAACCGCCATCGAGGTCTACGGTATGGAATCAAACGATGCCTACCGTGCGCGCAAGTTGCAGAAGCAGGCGCTGTACGCTTCACGCAATGAGCCATGCGTTGAATGGATACCGCCGTCGCCGCTCTCCTCGGTCGCGC
- a CDS encoding PRTRC system protein E, whose protein sequence is MFVELEALLKSCGGLKLALKMKGDAMVVVIMPEGEAKDTALRQPLVMTATAAELDAGFAEHLATYTGAHASLAEQVAATTAILGEAQKAQVTKATKALSGKAGRSTPAAARTSPDEDAEDDDSESSESDAPAAGNEGKADAPAAAEPVSSGTDLASLF, encoded by the coding sequence ATGTTTGTTGAACTTGAAGCGCTGTTGAAGTCGTGCGGTGGGCTGAAGCTGGCTCTGAAGATGAAGGGTGATGCGATGGTTGTGGTCATCATGCCGGAAGGCGAGGCGAAAGACACGGCGTTGCGTCAACCGCTCGTCATGACCGCGACGGCGGCGGAACTGGATGCCGGCTTTGCCGAACATCTGGCGACGTACACCGGCGCTCATGCGTCGCTGGCTGAGCAGGTGGCTGCGACGACGGCGATCCTCGGTGAGGCGCAAAAAGCCCAAGTCACCAAAGCGACCAAAGCTCTCTCGGGCAAGGCTGGCAGAAGTACGCCAGCCGCGGCCAGGACGTCACCCGACGAGGATGCAGAGGATGACGACAGTGAATCGTCGGAATCGGATGCGCCGGCCGCCGGGAACGAAGGCAAAGCGGACGCTCCAGCGGCTGCTGAGCCTGTTTCGAGCGGCACCGACCTCGCTTCGCTGTTCTAA
- a CDS encoding PRTRC system protein C has translation MSISITALVRQFSYNGVAFADPGPAFSPEDVRDLYSAQYPELTTASVDGPEISGDVATYKFVRAAGAKGSYA, from the coding sequence ATGTCGATTTCGATCACCGCGCTCGTTCGCCAGTTCTCTTACAACGGCGTTGCATTTGCCGATCCCGGCCCGGCGTTCTCGCCCGAAGACGTTCGCGATCTCTACTCGGCGCAGTACCCCGAGCTGACGACTGCGTCCGTCGATGGTCCCGAGATCTCGGGAGATGTCGCGACCTACAAGTTTGTCCGCGCGGCCGGCGCCAAGGGTTCGTATGCGTAA
- a CDS encoding PRTRC system protein F yields the protein MLFDPSFTDRAVDAGVGASWQPPVTAVAQYRPADCVLTLPDVCEEVPASASVKWRNDESLDAIVLEQFRHGPLRAEDVEAPVSPVDAFRQAFFAWVRRQLPAPLRFLSFGLELCDTNAVIDAIQHQYEHDDFKPRTSLHLGVKSTDEWVHEVGAFAEPLRRAHPLLLHTISNIVDRVSGKTVLVRTPGWFLCEASCLHWEGNESATDEDVRAWLNDVYGDDAEVVDRYLPSELRPLLCPDEIRVPGKVEGRRVRSSVLSDNELRQLRADSPGMVARVCDHLLVLKQLLSKAGKSDCLADGYDAQPIYSGCTFVLSQNERMGELLDDHMNNAFSAGESSEYSRFISFSDTRRGIRAQYAQWGLGLRMLHHLDRLMALVVDPN from the coding sequence ATGCTGTTCGATCCTTCATTCACTGATAGAGCGGTCGATGCGGGCGTCGGTGCGTCCTGGCAACCGCCAGTCACTGCCGTTGCCCAGTATCGACCTGCCGATTGTGTTCTGACGCTGCCGGATGTGTGTGAGGAAGTGCCCGCGAGTGCGTCGGTCAAATGGCGCAACGATGAGTCACTTGATGCGATCGTGCTCGAGCAGTTCCGGCACGGTCCGCTTCGGGCGGAAGATGTGGAAGCGCCAGTCAGCCCGGTCGACGCTTTCCGGCAGGCATTCTTTGCGTGGGTGCGCCGGCAGTTGCCTGCGCCGCTTCGCTTCCTGTCCTTCGGACTGGAGCTTTGTGACACCAACGCCGTCATCGATGCCATCCAGCATCAGTATGAGCACGATGATTTCAAGCCTCGCACGTCGTTGCATCTGGGCGTGAAGTCAACCGACGAGTGGGTGCACGAGGTGGGAGCCTTTGCAGAACCGCTGCGCCGTGCCCATCCGCTTTTGCTACACACGATTTCCAATATCGTCGATCGCGTTTCCGGCAAGACGGTCCTCGTCCGTACCCCCGGCTGGTTCCTTTGCGAGGCCTCGTGCCTGCACTGGGAGGGTAACGAAAGTGCGACAGACGAAGACGTGCGAGCGTGGCTGAATGACGTGTACGGCGACGACGCCGAGGTGGTTGATCGCTATCTCCCGTCCGAGTTGCGGCCGCTGCTTTGTCCCGACGAGATCCGTGTGCCGGGGAAAGTTGAAGGGCGCCGCGTTCGCTCGTCCGTCCTTTCAGACAACGAATTGCGGCAGTTGCGCGCGGACTCACCGGGCATGGTTGCACGGGTTTGTGATCACCTGCTGGTCCTGAAGCAGCTGTTGAGCAAGGCTGGGAAGTCCGACTGCCTGGCTGACGGCTATGACGCACAGCCCATTTACTCCGGTTGCACGTTCGTCCTCTCGCAAAACGAGCGGATGGGCGAACTGCTCGACGACCACATGAACAACGCGTTCTCGGCAGGCGAATCGTCCGAGTACAGCCGTTTCATTTCCTTTTCCGACACACGACGGGGCATCCGCGCGCAGTACGCGCAATGGGGCCTCGGATTACGCATGCTTCATCACCTCGATCGCCTGATGGCGCTGGTGGTGGACCCTAACTAG
- a CDS encoding PRTRC system protein B yields the protein MNGVSIGQTGHDVTLSSALLLYTGPNGSHYATAHPVTAERKTGRPIIGAGRPLDRKALIDALVQLDRNAAPKADFLQATVLGVTSAAVTWWCAPALRRVFFKCEELGERSAVVPHPGQVFQASTNGFRVFALKGDSRPEPSTALFEPPYFNTWDRGKICIGSANVPRRIEVSAIAGWEEAFFASAFTHPNHGGKRVEYKNGFYAFWKDMLDGSFEAFPVDVLVPMKDATAGKLVAGEIGGQE from the coding sequence ATGAATGGTGTTTCGATTGGCCAGACGGGTCACGACGTGACGTTGTCATCGGCCCTTTTGCTCTACACAGGTCCGAACGGCTCGCACTATGCAACGGCGCATCCCGTCACTGCAGAGCGCAAGACCGGACGCCCGATCATCGGTGCAGGCCGGCCGCTGGATCGCAAGGCGCTCATCGATGCGCTCGTGCAGCTCGATCGCAATGCCGCACCCAAAGCTGATTTCCTCCAGGCCACAGTGCTTGGTGTGACGTCGGCTGCGGTGACGTGGTGGTGCGCGCCGGCTTTGCGACGCGTGTTTTTCAAGTGCGAGGAGCTTGGCGAGCGCAGTGCGGTGGTGCCGCATCCGGGGCAGGTGTTTCAGGCCAGCACGAACGGCTTTCGGGTCTTCGCGCTGAAAGGCGACAGCAGACCCGAACCATCGACGGCGCTTTTCGAGCCTCCGTACTTCAACACGTGGGACCGGGGCAAGATCTGCATTGGTTCGGCCAATGTCCCGCGGCGCATCGAGGTTTCGGCGATCGCCGGATGGGAGGAAGCTTTCTTCGCGTCCGCGTTCACGCACCCGAATCACGGCGGCAAGCGTGTCGAGTACAAGAACGGCTTCTACGCGTTCTGGAAAGACATGCTGGACGGCAGCTTCGAGGCTTTCCCGGTCGATGTGCTGGTGCCGATGAAAGACGCCACGGCGGGCAAGCTCGTCGCCGGAGAGATTGGAGGTCAGGAATGA
- a CDS encoding PRTRC system protein A, with amino-acid sequence MNPVDQVLQASFPSVMVPTREPVVPMSASGERLLIASNGVFLEIDRPWIRLVRHLGSFSWHTPVPYGEAADSTEVRCGAVPADLVAGFARMARAALPNEVGAWITWNASTGAFRLVPLPSLSHSPTHLHYERPQLGDDEWLVVDCHSHGRGRAYFSSTDDRDDQHDVKLSLVLGHCHQVPSVALRLCAKGRFEVQRAVPERWTAALAASAAEVV; translated from the coding sequence ATGAATCCAGTCGATCAGGTGTTACAGGCCTCGTTCCCGTCCGTCATGGTGCCGACGCGTGAGCCGGTTGTCCCGATGTCCGCATCGGGGGAGCGGCTGCTGATTGCGTCCAACGGCGTGTTTCTCGAAATCGACCGTCCGTGGATACGGCTGGTGCGCCATCTGGGCTCGTTCAGCTGGCATACGCCTGTTCCGTATGGCGAGGCAGCTGACTCGACGGAAGTGCGCTGCGGCGCGGTGCCGGCCGATCTGGTGGCCGGTTTCGCGCGTATGGCTCGCGCAGCGTTGCCCAATGAGGTCGGCGCGTGGATCACATGGAATGCGTCGACAGGCGCGTTCCGGCTGGTGCCGCTCCCTTCGTTGTCGCATAGTCCGACGCACCTTCATTACGAGCGTCCGCAACTTGGCGATGACGAATGGCTGGTGGTCGACTGTCATTCGCATGGTCGCGGCAGGGCGTACTTCTCATCGACCGATGATCGCGACGATCAACACGATGTGAAGCTGTCGCTGGTGCTCGGTCACTGCCATCAGGTGCCGTCTGTCGCGCTGCGGTTGTGCGCGAAGGGCCGTTTCGAGGTCCAGCGCGCTGTACCGGAGCGCTGGACGGCAGCGTTGGCTGCGTCGGCTGCGGAGGTCGTATGA
- a CDS encoding PRTRC system ThiF family protein, which yields MTLLHTTPPHMLSGPWKVVVVGAGGTGSALLPSLARLHHAMIELGHPGGIECLVYDDDTVSEFNVGRQGFYPNDVGQYKATLLVNRLNLLMGTNWKAEPRRVDSKLNLYGDMVIGCVDSRRARHAIAQAAKRGNVRYYLDCGNETDRGQVILGEFGKARHDRLPHVGDLFPDLLNPKNDKGDDAPSCSMADALRKQSLVINQAISVQAFNLLWSLFRNGGLNFSGVFVNLATGRTNPIPIDPAAWARFGYDAPKLPVKKARKPAKARVSD from the coding sequence ATGACGCTTTTGCATACGACACCGCCGCACATGCTGAGCGGACCGTGGAAGGTGGTGGTTGTGGGCGCTGGCGGTACCGGCAGCGCCTTGCTTCCCTCTCTCGCGCGATTGCATCACGCAATGATCGAGCTCGGGCACCCGGGCGGAATCGAGTGCCTAGTCTACGACGACGACACGGTCAGCGAGTTCAACGTTGGCAGGCAGGGCTTCTATCCCAACGACGTCGGCCAGTACAAGGCGACGTTGCTGGTGAATCGCCTGAACCTGCTGATGGGCACGAACTGGAAGGCCGAGCCGCGACGCGTCGATTCGAAGCTGAATCTATACGGTGACATGGTGATCGGCTGCGTCGATTCGCGGCGTGCGCGTCACGCGATCGCGCAGGCTGCGAAGCGCGGCAACGTTCGCTATTACCTCGACTGCGGCAACGAGACGGATCGTGGCCAGGTCATTCTCGGCGAGTTCGGCAAGGCGCGGCATGACAGGTTGCCCCATGTGGGCGACCTGTTCCCCGACCTGCTGAATCCGAAGAATGACAAGGGCGACGATGCGCCGTCCTGCTCGATGGCCGATGCACTGCGCAAGCAGTCGCTCGTCATCAATCAGGCGATCTCGGTGCAGGCGTTCAATCTGTTGTGGTCGCTGTTTCGCAACGGTGGCCTCAATTTCTCGGGCGTATTCGTGAACCTCGCAACGGGGCGAACGAATCCGATTCCCATCGACCCGGCGGCATGGGCGCGCTTTGGCTATGACGCGCCAAAGCTGCCTGTGAAAAAGGCCCGCAAGCCTGCAAAGGCCAGGGTCTCCGACTGA
- a CDS encoding IS4 family transposase, protein MAELGDARLTQRLVQLARRLAHSPQCSLPQALAGPELKAAYRFFDNDQVDTDGLLGNHIAQTLARMRTVSVVLAVQDTTEFNLTHLPATQGLGYCTGGNERGFLMHSMLAVSPDGLPLGILGMKTWSRPPEQAGKASQRKKRSIREKESAKWMEGIEHLAALHQHCPQTRIVGVCDREGDVYDTFVAPRPRGVDWLVRAAWNRRVAHPEKYLWETVAASPPLGETELQVPASRTHTTRTARLTLRCTCVELKPPRNRPGALPTVEVFAIQALETHPPEGIQPIEWMLLCSVPTHTLDEVLERIAWYARRWTIESWHRVLKSGCRIEARQFGTLERFVRATALFAVVSWRILYATLLSRLDGELPCEVLLQPVEWRALYCRVHSTTALPEHVPSLAQVMLWIARLGGYLDRSNDRPPGPTVTWRGFLALHEITEMYRIFRQNE, encoded by the coding sequence ATGGCGGAGTTAGGCGATGCTCGCCTAACACAGCGCCTTGTTCAGCTTGCGCGACGACTTGCGCACAGCCCTCAATGTTCGTTGCCGCAAGCGCTTGCAGGGCCAGAGCTTAAAGCAGCGTATCGCTTTTTCGACAACGATCAAGTCGATACTGATGGCTTGCTCGGCAATCATATTGCGCAGACACTCGCGCGTATGCGGACGGTATCGGTGGTGCTGGCTGTGCAGGACACTACCGAGTTCAATCTGACGCATTTGCCTGCGACGCAGGGTCTAGGCTATTGCACCGGTGGCAACGAGCGCGGATTCCTGATGCACAGCATGTTGGCCGTCAGCCCCGACGGTTTGCCGTTGGGTATATTGGGAATGAAGACATGGTCGAGACCACCAGAACAAGCTGGTAAGGCAAGTCAGCGCAAGAAGCGATCAATACGAGAGAAGGAAAGTGCGAAATGGATGGAGGGCATCGAGCACCTCGCCGCCCTGCACCAACATTGTCCACAGACTCGTATTGTCGGAGTGTGTGATCGCGAGGGCGATGTCTACGACACCTTCGTGGCGCCGCGACCGAGAGGCGTCGACTGGCTCGTACGCGCTGCATGGAATCGGCGCGTCGCCCACCCCGAGAAGTACCTGTGGGAGACTGTTGCGGCTTCTCCTCCACTCGGCGAGACTGAACTTCAGGTACCGGCTAGCCGCACGCATACGACGCGTACTGCGCGGCTGACATTGCGCTGTACGTGCGTGGAACTGAAGCCGCCCCGGAATCGGCCAGGTGCACTACCAACGGTGGAAGTATTTGCGATTCAGGCGCTGGAGACCCATCCTCCCGAGGGTATTCAACCAATTGAATGGATGTTGCTGTGTTCAGTGCCAACGCACACTCTCGACGAAGTGCTTGAACGGATTGCATGGTACGCACGACGCTGGACAATTGAATCGTGGCATCGCGTTCTCAAAAGTGGTTGCCGGATCGAAGCAAGGCAATTCGGTACTCTCGAACGATTTGTACGCGCCACAGCGCTATTTGCGGTAGTCAGCTGGCGCATTCTCTACGCGACATTGCTCTCACGATTGGATGGCGAGCTGCCGTGCGAAGTGCTATTGCAGCCTGTCGAGTGGCGCGCGCTTTATTGCCGCGTCCACAGCACTACGGCGTTACCTGAGCACGTCCCATCGCTGGCTCAAGTCATGTTATGGATCGCCAGGCTTGGGGGCTATCTCGATCGTTCGAATGATCGCCCGCCAGGGCCAACCGTTACCTGGCGTGGCTTCCTTGCCTTGCATGAGATCACCGAGATGTACCGTATTTTTCGACAAAACGAATGA
- a CDS encoding tyrosine-type recombinase/integrase: MFNHDAPLFRSQKGGQFTPNTLQRLFHRVFSKARIQGASSHSGRRAFATTLIEKGVDSKSVSTVMGHASIAMTARDVEDKPVRLKQISADIFWVRYGAHV, encoded by the coding sequence GTGTTCAATCACGATGCGCCACTATTCCGGTCGCAGAAAGGCGGACAGTTCACACCGAACACATTGCAACGGTTGTTCCATCGCGTGTTTTCGAAGGCCCGAATACAGGGCGCATCGAGCCATTCGGGACGGCGCGCATTTGCGACGACTTTGATCGAGAAGGGCGTCGACAGCAAATCCGTTTCGACGGTGATGGGTCACGCGTCGATTGCGATGACGGCTCGCGACGTAGAAGATAAGCCGGTTAGGCTGAAGCAGATCAGCGCAGATATATTTTGGGTGCGATACGGTGCTCACGTCTAG
- a CDS encoding potassium channel family protein, with the protein MTELEFKNEQIGRNFVLAIALYVVYTALLTTQFAFAWGFGGGFGLPNSKNGFYPATADLVEALYFSTTVFTTVGFGDYVPIGRAAKLYFCFESMVAATHNAAFFSILLIRLTSSSKVRPDPRRRRK; encoded by the coding sequence GTGACAGAACTTGAATTCAAAAATGAGCAGATTGGAAGAAATTTCGTCTTAGCCATAGCTCTCTACGTCGTATACACCGCCTTACTCACAACCCAATTCGCATTCGCGTGGGGATTCGGCGGCGGCTTTGGCCTTCCGAACTCGAAAAATGGCTTCTATCCGGCGACAGCAGATTTAGTTGAAGCCCTCTACTTCTCCACCACAGTATTCACGACTGTTGGATTTGGCGATTACGTTCCAATTGGTCGTGCGGCAAAATTGTATTTCTGCTTTGAATCGATGGTCGCAGCAACGCACAATGCAGCGTTCTTTTCGATTCTACTAATTCGCCTTACCTCATCGTCGAAAGTTCGTCCGGATCCGCGCCGTCGGCGGAAGTAG
- a CDS encoding IS630 family transposase (programmed frameshift) gives MAKMDDATRKRVRAGRLMLAGKTPAEAAKMVGVARQTAYTWKARLDEGGIDALRVMATGRPAQLDAAQLEGLRAALLQSPLTHGFGTELWTLKRVRVLIERLYGVTFSEVHVWRLLGALGFSSQKPERRAIERNEDAVLTWKRKTWPALKKRVPAEGRLIVFIDESGLSERPTRVRTWAPKGCTPIIQYHFNWKHVSAIAGLTRTNFVFRLHDGAIRSAQIIEFLKALRAQLRRKLMIVWDGAAQHKSRVVREYLDSTDGAIQMALLPGYAPDLNPVEYLWAWLKRHALANFCPDNLAELKHTARNKLKSGQKRKSIIVACWKQAELW, from the exons ATGGCCAAAATGGACGACGCTACGCGCAAGCGGGTGCGTGCCGGTCGCTTGATGTTGGCGGGCAAGACGCCCGCCGAAGCGGCAAAGATGGTCGGAGTGGCGCGGCAGACTGCATACACATGGAAGGCCCGACTCGACGAAGGTGGCATCGATGCGCTCCGCGTGATGGCCACGGGGCGGCCGGCGCAACTGGATGCGGCCCAACTCGAAGGTCTGCGCGCAGCGCTGCTGCAGAGCCCGTTGACACACGGATTCGGTACCGAACTGTGGACGCTCAAGCGCGTACGGGTGCTCATCGAGCGACTGTACGGCGTTACCTTCAGCGAGGTACATGTGTGGCGGTTGCTGGGCGCCTTGGGGTTCAGCTCGCAAAAGCCGGAGCGCCGGGCGATCGAGCGCAACGAGGACGCGGTACTGACCTGGAAGCGCAAGACCTGGCCCGCGCTCAAAAAAAGAGTAC CCGCCGAAGGAAGACTGATCGTCTTCATTGACGAATCCGGCCTCTCGGAGCGCCCCACACGAGTGCGCACCTGGGCGCCCAAGGGCTGCACGCCGATCATTCAGTACCACTTCAACTGGAAGCACGTTTCGGCCATCGCCGGTCTTACCCGTACCAACTTCGTGTTCCGACTGCACGACGGCGCGATCAGAAGCGCGCAAATCATCGAATTCCTCAAAGCGCTGCGCGCGCAACTCAGGCGCAAGCTGATGATCGTGTGGGACGGCGCAGCGCAGCACAAGAGCCGCGTCGTGCGCGAGTACCTTGACAGCACGGATGGCGCAATCCAGATGGCGCTGCTGCCCGGCTACGCCCCGGACCTGAATCCAGTCGAATACCTTTGGGCCTGGCTCAAGCGGCACGCATTGGCGAACTTCTGCCCTGATAACCTGGCCGAACTGAAGCACACCGCTCGAAACAAGCTCAAGAGCGGCCAGAAGCGCAAATCGATCATCGTTGCCTGCTGGAAGCAAGCCGAGCTTTGGTGA
- a CDS encoding glycine zipper 2TM domain-containing protein, whose product MFEVLLSALVLSILTGCASADFGSPNTYQRYDVQRIGQMEQATIIRVRQITIESSSDSSGLTSFVSAAASAFLGSQVIGNGRGRYISGALSGAAGGFISQHVSAAMSRHSGVEVFLRRANGQTVVVTQVDDQQFAPGEHVYLISSGSGYRITH is encoded by the coding sequence ATGTTCGAAGTTCTTCTTTCCGCCCTTGTCCTCTCGATCCTGACCGGTTGCGCAAGTGCTGATTTCGGCTCGCCGAACACGTATCAGCGATACGACGTCCAGCGCATCGGCCAGATGGAGCAGGCGACAATCATTCGGGTTCGTCAGATCACCATCGAATCGAGTTCCGATTCGTCCGGGCTGACCTCGTTCGTGAGTGCGGCAGCAAGCGCGTTTCTCGGCTCCCAGGTTATCGGGAACGGGCGCGGCCGTTATATCTCGGGCGCGCTGTCGGGCGCTGCTGGTGGATTCATCTCTCAGCACGTCAGCGCTGCGATGTCGCGTCACAGCGGCGTCGAAGTTTTCTTGCGCCGCGCCAACGGGCAGACCGTTGTGGTGACGCAGGTCGACGATCAGCAGTTCGCTCCCGGCGAACACGTCTATCTGATTTCCAGCGGGTCCGGTTACCGGATTACGCATTGA
- a CDS encoding ATP-binding protein has translation MKVTPAQLTELLSLYVPKRLPVLITGRPGIGKSDIVEQTARDTDHDLLISHPVVEDPTDSKGLPFPASDGTTAKFLPFGDLERAMKARRPLIWFLDDLGQASPAVQAAKMQLLLARRIGENALPPHVTFLAATNRRTDNAGVTGILDPVISRFATVVELEPTIDDWSAWANRSGVPIELVAFLRFRQDLLSVQKTSRDIENVPSPRSWGFVAKTMGVVPKHLEHISYAGSVGEGAATELVSFLQIFRELPNPDEILATPDTAPIPEKTSALYAVTAALAGRATEANFERVVTYTERLIEAGHREFAALLVRDSLQRSPAVANSYAFIRAQGGEIGKIIKGE, from the coding sequence ATGAAAGTTACGCCCGCACAACTGACCGAACTGCTCTCGCTGTACGTCCCGAAGCGTCTGCCGGTGCTCATCACCGGTCGGCCAGGCATCGGCAAGAGCGACATCGTCGAGCAGACCGCTCGCGACACCGATCACGATCTGCTCATCAGTCATCCCGTCGTTGAGGATCCGACCGACTCGAAAGGGTTGCCGTTTCCTGCTTCCGACGGCACGACTGCGAAGTTCCTGCCGTTTGGCGATCTGGAGCGCGCGATGAAGGCAAGACGCCCTCTCATCTGGTTCCTCGACGATCTGGGGCAGGCCTCGCCCGCGGTTCAGGCAGCGAAAATGCAACTGCTACTGGCGCGCCGCATCGGGGAAAACGCTCTTCCGCCGCACGTCACTTTCCTCGCGGCCACCAACCGCCGCACCGACAACGCCGGCGTGACGGGGATTCTCGATCCCGTCATCTCGCGCTTTGCGACGGTCGTTGAGCTCGAGCCGACGATCGACGACTGGTCGGCATGGGCGAATCGCTCAGGCGTTCCTATTGAACTGGTTGCCTTCCTGCGATTCCGTCAGGATCTGCTGTCCGTGCAGAAAACGTCGCGCGACATCGAAAACGTGCCGAGTCCCCGAAGCTGGGGGTTCGTCGCGAAGACGATGGGCGTGGTGCCGAAGCATCTGGAACACATCTCGTACGCGGGGTCGGTCGGCGAAGGCGCTGCAACGGAGCTTGTCAGCTTCCTGCAGATCTTCCGCGAACTGCCGAATCCGGACGAGATTCTCGCGACGCCGGACACGGCGCCGATTCCCGAGAAGACGTCCGCGCTTTACGCCGTGACCGCCGCACTTGCGGGCCGCGCGACCGAGGCGAATTTCGAGCGCGTGGTGACGTACACCGAGCGACTGATCGAAGCGGGACACCGCGAGTTCGCCGCGCTGCTCGTGCGCGATTCGCTGCAACGCTCGCCGGCCGTCGCCAACTCCTACGCCTTCATCCGGGCGCAGGGCGGTGAGATCGGCAAGATCATCAAAGGCGAATAA